One Bacteriovorax sp. PP10 DNA window includes the following coding sequences:
- a CDS encoding response regulator yields the protein MNKILVIDDETSIRKFLKVSLEASGFEVHEAQTGQEGLQKIIEVKPSLVILDHGLPDMNGVEVLIKLREWSTVPVIFLTVRDNDEDKVLALDNGADDYLTKPFSLPELLARIRVGIRHSKTEETRPVLTFGKLSLNQATHKATYADHELKLTSTEYDLLKILLRNGEKLVPHRMILKEIWGPNSVEHTHYLRVYFGQLRKKLDSASAGAGEIIENESGVGYRLRPLA from the coding sequence ATGAATAAGATTTTAGTTATCGACGACGAAACATCTATCCGCAAATTTTTGAAAGTCTCACTTGAGGCCAGTGGCTTCGAAGTACATGAAGCTCAAACTGGGCAGGAAGGACTTCAAAAAATTATTGAAGTGAAACCATCCTTAGTGATCCTGGATCACGGTCTGCCGGATATGAATGGAGTGGAAGTTCTTATCAAACTCAGAGAGTGGTCGACAGTTCCGGTTATCTTTTTAACCGTGAGAGATAATGATGAAGATAAAGTTCTCGCTCTTGATAACGGCGCAGATGACTACCTGACAAAGCCTTTTAGTTTACCGGAGCTTTTGGCAAGAATCAGAGTGGGAATCAGGCATTCTAAGACAGAAGAGACGAGACCGGTTTTAACTTTTGGGAAACTAAGTTTAAATCAGGCCACCCATAAAGCGACTTATGCTGATCATGAATTAAAACTCACTTCGACTGAATATGACCTGCTTAAAATCTTATTACGTAATGGTGAAAAGCTGGTTCCTCATAGAATGATTCTAAAAGAAATCTGGGGACCCAACTCTGTTGAGCACACTCATTACCTGCGCGTGTATTTCGGGCAATTAAGAAAGAAATTAGACAGCGCGAGTGCTGGTGCAGGGGAAATTATTGAAAATGAATCAGGGGTCGGTTATAGGCTTAGGCCACTAGCTTAG
- a CDS encoding polysaccharide deacetylase family protein encodes MLNNSLYDYFTGKCIRRIAYKDSPKNAVYLTFDDGPNPLCTPQVLDLLKKHQVRATFFLIGNKAKAELELTKRIQQEGHHIGNHSIDHNTKRYFSGAAGMTDWLKESQEIFEKLQIKTIGFRSPVGIKTPPLNKILSEKNIPLILWDVRFYDTKYGLSVKAVNKKLPSISSGSIVLLHDSHQASKQNEFLLALEHLIIECKKKGLSFLPLEESMITSSFAEKYSQLS; translated from the coding sequence ATGTTGAATAACTCTTTATATGATTACTTCACTGGGAAATGCATTCGTCGAATTGCTTATAAAGACTCGCCTAAAAATGCAGTCTATTTAACTTTTGATGATGGCCCAAATCCCCTGTGTACACCTCAAGTTTTAGATCTTTTAAAAAAGCATCAAGTGCGTGCGACTTTCTTTCTCATTGGGAATAAGGCCAAAGCAGAGCTTGAACTTACAAAAAGAATTCAACAAGAAGGTCATCATATTGGGAATCATTCGATTGATCACAATACAAAAAGGTATTTTTCTGGCGCTGCTGGAATGACCGACTGGTTAAAAGAATCACAAGAGATTTTTGAAAAGCTTCAGATCAAAACGATTGGCTTTCGCTCTCCGGTAGGAATCAAGACGCCGCCTCTTAATAAAATTTTATCTGAGAAAAACATTCCGTTAATTCTTTGGGATGTGCGCTTTTATGATACGAAATACGGATTAAGTGTAAAGGCCGTAAATAAAAAGCTTCCGTCTATTTCATCTGGAAGTATTGTTCTTTTACATGACAGTCATCAAGCGTCTAAACAAAACGAATTTCTACTAGCACTTGAGCATTTGATTATTGAATGCAAAAAGAAAGGTCTGAGTTTTCTTCCTTTAGAAGAATCCATGATCACTTCTAGTTTTGCTGAAAAGTATTCTCAACTAAGCTAG
- a CDS encoding beta-ketoacyl synthase chain length factor — MLKLVAFSKKRTIDLQSELDDESNRKKSSNMLFAIAAANDIFEQLKTHDFLKNTLIDVIFCTGEGELSQTFEFYKNLANGERTRPLVFQNSLHNSTLGALSLAVSHIASGTTLSNGDISFEMALDSALASTSSNPILIIGTDVYSEKTLEIKKQNTYHEQVDLVSGSCAGLFIPTSSPFYDQFIAPAISDIQIKNSKTTHTDFFPSYYPSNGLELIHEALKTSSSFSFNRPQNYQIQISAHVE, encoded by the coding sequence ATGCTTAAGTTAGTCGCATTTTCTAAAAAAAGAACTATTGATCTGCAAAGTGAGCTTGATGATGAAAGCAACCGCAAGAAATCATCGAATATGCTTTTTGCGATCGCTGCCGCTAATGATATTTTTGAGCAATTAAAAACTCATGACTTTTTAAAGAATACTTTGATCGATGTTATTTTTTGCACTGGTGAAGGTGAACTTTCTCAAACTTTTGAGTTTTATAAAAATTTAGCCAATGGTGAACGTACGAGACCACTAGTTTTCCAAAACAGTCTTCACAACTCAACATTAGGCGCTCTTTCACTTGCGGTCTCTCACATTGCTTCAGGGACAACCCTTAGTAATGGTGACATCTCTTTTGAAATGGCCCTGGACTCTGCTTTGGCATCTACTTCAAGTAACCCGATTTTAATTATTGGGACAGATGTTTATAGTGAAAAGACTTTAGAGATTAAAAAGCAAAACACTTATCATGAGCAAGTTGATTTAGTCAGCGGCTCTTGTGCTGGTCTTTTTATTCCGACAAGCTCTCCTTTCTACGATCAATTTATTGCTCCTGCGATTTCTGATATCCAAATCAAAAACAGCAAGACGACTCACACTGATTTTTTTCCTTCTTATTATCCATCTAATGGTCTTGAGCTTATTCATGAGGCCTTAAAGACTTCTTCATCGTTTTCTTTTAATCGTCCTCAAAACTACCAGATTCAGATTAGTGCCCATGTTGAATAA
- a CDS encoding sensor histidine kinase KdpD, whose product MNDNNDRPNPEDLLKAVNRMEPQKKRGKLKIFLGMCPGVGKTYSMLKVGAEKVARGENVFIGVVETHGRAETELVSQAIPKIPKISVSYKNTNVEEMNLEAILSQKPDLVLVDELAHSNIESSRHKKRYQDIEEILAKGIDVYTTVNIQHIESIKDSVLKITGVNVRETVPDYFFDLADQIEIVDLAPEELLLRLKEGKVYLGDRADRAAENFFKIEHLIALRELALRFIAEKVDHELQDQMVLKGLSGGWKTSEKLLVGISHSPYSERLIRSTRRMSSMIDCPWFALYVQTGENLSEEDQKQLRANIELVQNLGGELITSMDTDLLNAFRRTCNDKRITQIILGRPDKRLFKDLLLGGNILDRLVDSKSEVDIHVIRSERLPVYKGLTSKIFKALPKINTSFYSYYGATWLILAISIVAYGITPFMGYRSMGSLFLVAILFFSTFLTRGPLIYCAFLSAFIWNFFFIPPKFTLAIQTKEDILMVVSYFIAALVGGILTSKIKRQEEILERREKLTRTLYEFTKELSSQSDEKKIIHFLRGTLEDNFGTNVKILVSDQSEKTLINDLLLNEKDYSVAIWSYHHNKKAGWSTATLSAADCISMPLSGESEVLGTVLFYPEDKKKQFNIEQEILIDSLMKQASLALERVIFGRQAQKLKLAEESKKLHETLLNSVSHEMRTPLTALIGSASALTNKVVVENAETRELLTGEIISSAKRLNRVVENLLDLSRLEREGFSLKREWFSFEEFFHDLKNQGRDELGAKNIQISGNQADLLEADFTLLLHAFSNLVSNAIRYAGKDAEIRIMLEDDSQKEFTLYFTDNGPGIQNKYKDDIFEKFFRLPNSAAGGLGLGLAIVKNIIELHKGHIELSDKFKGACYKITLPKKKIPTSMTELVNENE is encoded by the coding sequence ATGAATGATAATAACGATCGCCCTAATCCAGAAGATTTACTGAAGGCCGTGAATCGCATGGAGCCTCAGAAAAAAAGAGGAAAGCTTAAAATATTTTTAGGTATGTGCCCTGGTGTTGGTAAAACATACTCCATGCTTAAAGTGGGAGCTGAGAAAGTTGCTCGCGGAGAAAATGTTTTTATCGGAGTCGTGGAAACTCATGGCCGTGCTGAAACGGAATTAGTGAGCCAAGCGATTCCTAAAATTCCAAAAATTTCTGTATCTTATAAAAATACGAATGTTGAAGAGATGAACTTAGAGGCGATTCTTTCACAGAAACCAGATTTGGTTTTAGTGGATGAACTGGCCCACAGTAATATTGAATCATCGAGGCATAAAAAGCGTTATCAAGATATTGAAGAGATCCTGGCAAAAGGGATTGATGTTTATACGACAGTTAACATTCAGCACATCGAAAGTATCAAGGACTCGGTTTTAAAAATCACTGGAGTCAATGTTAGAGAGACTGTGCCTGACTATTTTTTCGATCTTGCTGATCAGATTGAAATTGTCGATTTAGCACCAGAAGAGTTGCTCCTTCGTTTAAAAGAAGGAAAAGTTTATCTGGGTGATAGAGCAGATCGTGCCGCTGAGAACTTTTTTAAGATCGAGCATCTTATTGCTCTAAGAGAATTAGCTCTAAGATTTATCGCTGAAAAAGTAGATCATGAGCTTCAAGACCAGATGGTGCTTAAAGGTTTAAGTGGTGGCTGGAAGACCAGTGAAAAACTTTTAGTTGGTATTAGCCATAGTCCATATTCAGAAAGACTTATTAGGTCGACGAGAAGAATGTCTTCAATGATTGATTGTCCTTGGTTCGCTCTTTACGTGCAAACAGGAGAGAATCTTTCTGAAGAGGATCAAAAACAGCTTCGCGCTAATATTGAGTTAGTCCAAAACCTTGGTGGTGAGTTGATTACCAGCATGGATACTGATCTTCTAAATGCTTTTAGAAGAACATGTAATGATAAACGTATTACGCAAATCATTTTAGGGCGCCCTGATAAACGCTTGTTCAAAGATCTTCTCCTGGGTGGAAATATTCTCGATCGCTTAGTTGATTCAAAAAGCGAAGTCGACATTCACGTTATTCGCTCTGAAAGACTTCCGGTCTACAAAGGATTGACTTCAAAAATCTTTAAGGCACTTCCTAAAATTAACACTTCTTTTTATAGCTACTACGGAGCGACTTGGCTTATTTTAGCTATTTCAATTGTGGCCTATGGGATTACTCCCTTTATGGGCTATCGCTCGATGGGATCTTTATTCCTGGTGGCCATTTTATTCTTTTCGACTTTCTTAACGAGAGGTCCATTAATTTATTGTGCTTTCTTAAGTGCTTTCATCTGGAACTTCTTTTTTATTCCACCTAAGTTTACCTTAGCGATTCAGACTAAAGAAGATATTCTCATGGTCGTATCTTATTTCATCGCGGCCTTGGTTGGTGGGATACTTACTTCTAAAATTAAGCGTCAGGAAGAAATTCTTGAGCGCAGAGAAAAGTTAACCAGAACGCTTTATGAATTCACGAAAGAGCTTTCTTCTCAATCTGATGAAAAGAAAATCATTCATTTCCTAAGAGGAACACTGGAAGATAACTTTGGAACAAACGTTAAGATTCTCGTTAGTGACCAAAGTGAAAAAACATTAATCAACGATCTTTTATTAAATGAGAAAGACTACTCGGTTGCGATCTGGTCATATCACCACAACAAAAAGGCCGGATGGTCGACAGCGACCTTATCAGCTGCTGATTGTATCAGTATGCCGCTATCAGGTGAGAGTGAAGTGTTAGGAACAGTTTTATTTTATCCAGAGGATAAAAAGAAGCAGTTTAATATTGAACAGGAAATCTTAATTGACTCTCTAATGAAGCAAGCTTCTTTGGCACTTGAGCGCGTAATCTTCGGAAGACAAGCTCAGAAACTAAAATTAGCTGAAGAGTCTAAAAAACTTCACGAGACATTACTTAACTCTGTCTCTCATGAAATGCGTACACCACTGACCGCATTGATTGGTTCAGCTTCTGCTTTAACGAATAAAGTAGTGGTCGAAAATGCAGAGACACGTGAGCTTCTAACTGGAGAGATTATCTCTTCTGCTAAACGACTTAACCGAGTTGTTGAAAATCTTTTGGACTTAAGTCGTCTTGAACGCGAAGGTTTTTCCCTAAAGCGTGAGTGGTTTAGTTTTGAAGAATTCTTCCATGATCTAAAAAATCAAGGGAGAGATGAACTTGGTGCTAAAAATATTCAAATCAGTGGCAATCAAGCAGATCTTTTGGAAGCAGACTTTACGTTGCTTCTTCACGCTTTTAGCAATTTAGTTTCAAATGCTATTCGTTATGCCGGGAAAGACGCGGAAATAAGAATTATGCTGGAAGATGACAGTCAAAAAGAATTCACTCTTTATTTCACTGACAATGGGCCTGGGATTCAAAACAAATATAAAGATGATATCTTTGAAAAGTTTTTTAGACTTCCCAACTCAGCGGCCGGTGGATTAGGATTAGGTTTAGCTATCGTGAAGAACATTATTGAGCTTCATAAGGGGCATATTGAGCTTTCTGATAAATTTAAAGGGGCCTGTTATAAAATAACACTTCCAAAGAAAAAGATCCCAACCTCTATGACAGAATTGGTGAATGAAAATGAATAA